The nucleotide window ATCGTTTCGTGACATTGATCCCTCAGACAAGAGAGACAACTACTTATGCAGAAGAAACTCGTGCAGAGTTCGCTGGCGCTGGCAGCAGCGACAGCACTCGGCCTCGGCGGCGCATTCGTCGCTGCTCCCGCAGCGGCGGATTCGCCGGAGCTCACCCAGCAGACTGCGCAGAAGGCCGCGAAGTCCATTTCCGTAGTCAACGCCTTCGGATTCGACAACGGCACTCTTCACCTCGGTGTCGAAAACGAAGAAGATATCGATTCGGCAGAGATCGAGAAGCTCCAGAAAAAGTATGGTGCTGACAACGTCGTCGTCCAGGCCGGAATCTCCGAAGTCAAGGCCCACGCCGCTGGCGATCTGGTCGGTGGCGCTGGCTACCTCATGAACGTCCCGAGCAGTGGCGGACTCGGTGCCTGCTCGACCGGATTCTCAGGATGGAACGATCAGGGCGATCCAGTCGTGCTGACTGCCGGCCACTGTGCCGAGGACACGGCGGAGTCCGGGGAAGACCTCGGCTCGACCGAGATCGCCGATACCGAGCGTCCCAAATCTGCTCCTGCAGTCGGCGGCGAGGGCGGCGAACCTGCCGGAATCGGCTCCATCGGCTCCTGGGGATACAACAAGTACGGCAGCCCCGTCGAGCCCGGAGACGAGACCGGCAGTGAAGGCGACATCGACTTCGCCGTCATCAATGTCGATGATTCGAAGTACAACGTCAAGACCGGAGTGACGGACTGGACGTCCGCCGACAGTGATGACCTCGGCGCGAAACTCGCCACCGACATCACCAAGGTCGGAGCTCACACTGAGGGCACTGTGGAGAAGTCCGGTCGCACGACCGGACTCACCGAAGGCAAGGTCATCCCTCGCGAGCGGGCGCCGTTCGACTACATGAACGTCAGTGAGCGTTGGGTGCATGGATTTGCCGTTGAGTCGTCTGTCGACGATCCGTTCTCACAGCCGGGTGACTCCGGCGGCGCAGTCTTCCAGGGAGAAACAGCCGTCGGCGTGATCTCCGGTGGCGGACCTGCTGAATGGAGCGACGGCACCCCCTTCCAGCTCGGCTGGGTTGCTGACCTTGATTATTCGCTCGAACAGTCGGGCCAGTCGATCAACTTCGAAGATCCCACAGAGGAACCCCCAGGCGACGACGACAAGGATGCAGACGCTTCGGCCGCTGCCGATGGCGATGACGCAGATGCTTCTGCCGCCGCCGACGGTAAAGATGCTGACGCCTCCGCGGCTGCAGATGGCAAGGATGCAGATGCATCCGCTGCCGCCGAAGGCGACGACGCTGAAGCTTCGGCCGACGCCGACGGCAAGGACGACGACGCTTCGGCCGCTGCCGATGGCGACGACGCTGACGCATCCGCTGCCGCAGACGGCAAGGATGACGAAGCCGATTCCGACGCTGACGGTGACGAGAAGCCCGAAGCGCCCCAGGTCGGCGACCAGACCGTCGTCGAAGGCGGAAAGATCACCGGTAAGGCCGCTCCGAACGCTGAAGTGAACCTGACCTGGAAGCCTGTCGGCGCCAACGCCGGTTCCGCTCAGGCCGCACCGGCCGAGGGCACCGCCACGGTCAAGACCGATGCTGACGGAAACTTCTCAGCCGAGGCTCCTGCCGAGGCTGGCGACTACGCCTACTCCGCCACGGTGACCGCAAACGGACAGACCTCGGAGGCCACCAACTTCACGGTGACCGTCCAGGCTGCCGAGCGCAAGCTGACTGTCGACCCGAAGGAGATCTCTGCTTCGGACTTCGTCCAGAAGGACAAGGGCGTGCAGGTCACCGCTGAAGGCTTCGAAGAGGGCGAGAACGTCACCCTCGAGGTTGTTGCCGGTCCGGAAAACGTCGAGGGCATCACCCTCGAGGAGACCGCCAATGCTGACGGAGTCGTCGGATTCTCGATCTACGGCACCAGTGCTGAAGACGCCGAGGCCTACCTCGGCAAGTACGACCTCGAGGTCACCGGCGACAACGACACCGAGGACGAGTCCGCTCTGACCGGTTCGTTCCAGGTCGTTGCCGACGAAGACGGCAACGGCGGCGGCAACGATGGTGACGACAACGGCAACGACGACGGAAACGGTGACGGTGGATCCGATCTGCCTCGCACCGGTGCCGAGCTGACTGGCCTCGCGGCCGGAGCCGGACTCCTCCTCGTCGGTGGAGCCGCCGTTGTTCTGACGATGCGTCGCAAGAAGAACAACTGAAACCAGCTCTGATGGTCATCCGCTGACCGCGTGAGCGAAAGTGCCCCTGACCAGTTGGTCAGGGGCACTTTCATCTTCTCCGACTAAGATCGGCAGGAACGTCTCTGCCAGCGGACTTCTCAGCGAATCCCAGCAGAGCAGATCGTCCGACTACGAGAAGATGGTCGATCCACACGACGAAGGAGTCCGTGCATGAGCCTCGAAGGCGATCCGTTCGACTACCAGATCACCAAATCCGGACTGCTTCTCATTCGCCGAGGCGGCCGAACCATCATGGAACTCGGCGGAAAGAAGGCTGCCGCACTCATCCCCAAGCTCGGCCGAGACGCCGATTCCGACCAGCAGCTGCTGGCTCGTGCGACGGGAAACTACCGGCACGGAAACGAAAGACAGTCTCGTTGAAATCTTCCCTAGCTGGACGTTCGTTCAGCGGTTGGTATCCTTGCGCTATGACTGACGACACATCCAGCGAATTCGCCCGCGCCACCGCAGTCGAGCGGACCGGCGATCACAGCTTCACCGCCGAACTCGACGCCGGATGGAAAGTCGCCGGTGCCATAAACGGCGGATACCTCCTTGGCGTCGCCGGTCGGGCCCTGCGAAACCTCAACCCGACCACACCTGACCCCCTGGTGATCTCTACCTTCTACCTCGGTCCGAGTACAGAGGGAACCGTGGACATCACGACGCGCACCCTGCGCGAAG belongs to Brevibacterium spongiae and includes:
- a CDS encoding S1 family peptidase: MQKKLVQSSLALAAATALGLGGAFVAAPAAADSPELTQQTAQKAAKSISVVNAFGFDNGTLHLGVENEEDIDSAEIEKLQKKYGADNVVVQAGISEVKAHAAGDLVGGAGYLMNVPSSGGLGACSTGFSGWNDQGDPVVLTAGHCAEDTAESGEDLGSTEIADTERPKSAPAVGGEGGEPAGIGSIGSWGYNKYGSPVEPGDETGSEGDIDFAVINVDDSKYNVKTGVTDWTSADSDDLGAKLATDITKVGAHTEGTVEKSGRTTGLTEGKVIPRERAPFDYMNVSERWVHGFAVESSVDDPFSQPGDSGGAVFQGETAVGVISGGGPAEWSDGTPFQLGWVADLDYSLEQSGQSINFEDPTEEPPGDDDKDADASAAADGDDADASAAADGKDADASAAADGKDADASAAAEGDDAEASADADGKDDDASAAADGDDADASAAADGKDDEADSDADGDEKPEAPQVGDQTVVEGGKITGKAAPNAEVNLTWKPVGANAGSAQAAPAEGTATVKTDADGNFSAEAPAEAGDYAYSATVTANGQTSEATNFTVTVQAAERKLTVDPKEISASDFVQKDKGVQVTAEGFEEGENVTLEVVAGPENVEGITLEETANADGVVGFSIYGTSAEDAEAYLGKYDLEVTGDNDTEDESALTGSFQVVADEDGNGGGNDGDDNGNDDGNGDGGSDLPRTGAELTGLAAGAGLLLVGGAAVVLTMRRKKNN